In Candidatus Atribacteria bacterium ADurb.Bin276, the following proteins share a genomic window:
- the rluD gene encoding Ribosomal large subunit pseudouridine synthase D, translating into MKKQKIKVYDNEFCRIDVWLHRNFPDFSRSAFSKLIKQGLIKKNQEVIYKPSSEVRPGDILEITWPVDARHTLEPQNLPLDIIYQDDHIVVINKRAGIIVHPVRPFQKDTLINSLLFHGIELSRYGAPLRPGIVHRLDRDTSGVLVIAKTDRAYLELIQMFKNRTIEKFYLALIEGQWKGVKQVDLAIRRNPRVPCLMKISSSGGKPALTEIEPLWIGDSYSLLLVKPRTGRTHQIRVHLSSQGYPIVGDKSYGSNRSGEIMKRQALHAFLIAFSHPVTKTKMFFAAALPSDFQEAINKISNSMKVIGNSRNYG; encoded by the coding sequence TTGAAGAAACAAAAAATCAAGGTGTATGATAATGAGTTTTGCCGGATTGATGTCTGGCTGCATAGAAATTTCCCAGATTTTTCCCGATCGGCATTTTCAAAGCTTATAAAACAAGGTTTGATAAAAAAGAACCAGGAAGTTATATATAAACCGAGTAGTGAAGTCCGCCCTGGCGATATTCTTGAAATCACCTGGCCAGTCGATGCACGACACACCTTAGAGCCTCAAAATCTACCCTTAGATATCATTTATCAAGATGATCATATTGTGGTGATAAATAAAAGAGCCGGAATAATCGTTCATCCAGTTCGTCCTTTCCAAAAAGATACCCTGATCAATAGTTTGCTTTTTCATGGGATTGAACTGTCTCGTTATGGAGCTCCGCTTCGTCCGGGAATTGTTCATCGCTTGGACCGGGATACCTCGGGTGTTTTGGTGATTGCCAAGACCGATCGTGCCTATCTCGAACTGATCCAAATGTTTAAAAACCGAACGATCGAGAAATTTTACTTAGCTTTAATCGAAGGACAGTGGAAGGGGGTTAAGCAGGTTGATTTAGCCATTCGGAGAAATCCACGGGTGCCCTGTTTGATGAAGATTTCGTCAAGTGGTGGAAAACCAGCACTGACTGAGATAGAGCCTCTGTGGATTGGTGATTCATATTCTCTTTTGTTGGTCAAACCTCGGACCGGACGAACTCATCAGATTCGAGTCCATTTAAGTTCTCAAGGGTATCCGATTGTAGGGGATAAGTCCTATGGAAGTAATCGTTCCGGTGAGATAATGAAACGTCAAGCTTTACATGCTTTTCTCATAGCCTTTTCCCATCCAGTTACCAAGACAAAAATGTTTTTTGCCGCTGCCTTACCCAGTGATTTTCAAGAAGCCATAAATAAAATTTCAAATTCTATGAAGGTTATCGGGAATAGCAGGAATTACGGTTAA